A region of the Muricauda sp. MAR_2010_75 genome:
CTTGCCAATTTCAAGGTAGACAAACACCTTTATGACTTTTCTGGGGACAGTGTTTCAGCTTTTGTAAGGCAATTGGACAATGAATGGGATACCGTGGCGATTTTCGGTCATAATTATGCCTTTACATCGCTTGCAAATGCTTGGGGAGATCAGTATATTGAGAACCTTCCCACGGCAGGGCTGGTCCATATCACATTCAGTGTGGATGACTGGTCCAAAATTTCAAAGGGAACCACAAAAAAAACAATCTTTCCTAAAGACTTAAAACAATAAATGGTCAAAACGAAGAACGAGTATATAAACAGGGAAATCAGCTGGTTACATTTCAATGCACGGGTTTTACAGGAGTGTGATGACCCCAATGTTCCACTGATTGATCGCCTGCGGTTTCTGGGAATCTTCAGTAACAACCTGGATGAATTTTTTAAGGTGCGATATGCCACGGTAAAGCGTATTGTGGATGCCGGAAAAACAGGTAAAAGTGTCTTGGGAGGAGAACGGGCCAATGACCTTCTGGAAGAAATCACCAAGATTGTAATTGCACAACAAGCCCGGAGCCTTGAAATTTTTACGGGTATTGAAAAGGAGCTAAGTGCAGAGAACATTTTTATCATCAACGAAAAGCAGGTCAGTGAAAGTCAGGCTGAGTTTATACGGGATTATTTCTTCAGCAAGGTCAACCAAGAGTTGATGACCATCATCTTGAACGATCTTACCGAGTTCCCCTTGTTAAAGGATACGGCGGCCTATCTGGCGGTGAAAATCGTAATGAAGAACGGTTCTGGGAACGGCAAGCACAACCGGTATGCCTTAATAGAAATCCCTAAAGGGATAGATCGTTTTGTGGTGTTGCCCAAAGAAGGGGACAAGAATTACATTATTATTTTGGATGATTTGATTCGTTTTTGTCTGGACAATGTCTTTACCATGTTTGAGTTTGAGTCCATAACTGCACATATGATCAAGATTACCCGAGATGCGGAACTCGACATAGATAACGATCTTAGCAAGAGCTTCATTGAAAAAATATCATCCAGTGTGGAGCACCGAAAAATCAGTGACCCCGTCCGTTTTGTGTACGACAAAAAAATTGACAAGGACACGCTCCAATTCCTCAAAGAGAAAATGGACATTATGGGTACGGATAGCGTTATTCCCGGAGGACGTTATCACAACCGAAGGGATTACATGGGCTTTCCCAGTTTGGGACGATATGACCTTATGTATGAAAAAATAGAGCCCTTGCCCGTAAAGGGGCTCAGCATGAAAGGGAGTCTTTTGGAGATGATTGCCCATAAGGACTATATGATCTATGCGCCTTACCATACATTCAGTTATGTGACCAAATTTTTACGGGAAGCTGCTTTGGACCCCAAGGTACGCACCATACAAATAACAGTGTATCGATTGGCCAGTGACAGTCAGATTGTCTCAGCATTGATCAATGCGGTAAAAAATGGAAAACAGGTTACGGTACAAATTGAGTTACAAGCTCGTTTTGATGAACAGAACAATATTGAATATGCCAACCAGTTGCAAGCAGAGGGCATCCGATTGATTTTTGGTGTTCCGGGATTAAAAGTACACAGTAAAATCTGTATGATCGAACGGGAGGAAGCCGAAGGCATGAAACGCTATGGTTTTATAAGTACAGGAAACTTTAATGAGTCCACGGCCAAAATTTATACGGATTATACCCTGTTTACGGCTCACGAAGGCATTTTAAAGGATATGAGCAAAGTATTTTCCTTTTTTGAGACCAATTACAAAATCAACAAATACAAGCATCTTATTGTATCGCCCCACTACACCAAATCCACCTTTATAAAGTTGATTGACAAAGAGATAGCAAATGCCAAAGCCGGTAGGGAAGCGTATATCAAAATAAAAATGAACAGCCTTACCTCATACAAG
Encoded here:
- a CDS encoding histidine phosphatase family protein, which encodes MKQLILMRHGKSSWDYEVSDKDRPLKERGITDAHLVAKSFSDSVPNIDFAFSSPANRALHTSMIFLRGIGFDLANFKVDKHLYDFSGDSVSAFVRQLDNEWDTVAIFGHNYAFTSLANAWGDQYIENLPTAGLVHITFSVDDWSKISKGTTKKTIFPKDLKQ
- the ppk1 gene encoding polyphosphate kinase 1, producing the protein MVKTKNEYINREISWLHFNARVLQECDDPNVPLIDRLRFLGIFSNNLDEFFKVRYATVKRIVDAGKTGKSVLGGERANDLLEEITKIVIAQQARSLEIFTGIEKELSAENIFIINEKQVSESQAEFIRDYFFSKVNQELMTIILNDLTEFPLLKDTAAYLAVKIVMKNGSGNGKHNRYALIEIPKGIDRFVVLPKEGDKNYIIILDDLIRFCLDNVFTMFEFESITAHMIKITRDAELDIDNDLSKSFIEKISSSVEHRKISDPVRFVYDKKIDKDTLQFLKEKMDIMGTDSVIPGGRYHNRRDYMGFPSLGRYDLMYEKIEPLPVKGLSMKGSLLEMIAHKDYMIYAPYHTFSYVTKFLREAALDPKVRTIQITVYRLASDSQIVSALINAVKNGKQVTVQIELQARFDEQNNIEYANQLQAEGIRLIFGVPGLKVHSKICMIEREEAEGMKRYGFISTGNFNESTAKIYTDYTLFTAHEGILKDMSKVFSFFETNYKINKYKHLIVSPHYTKSTFIKLIDKEIANAKAGREAYIKIKMNSLTSYKMVDKLYEASRAGVKIQMIIRGICCLIPGVEGMSENIEAISVVDKFLEHPRLFIFGNGGDPKIYISSADWMTRNLDFRVEVGCPIYDPDIRQELLDTFDISWGDNLKARVFSDKQDNAYRKRGEDEPELRSQFEMYYYYQKKLES